One segment of Nomascus leucogenys isolate Asia chromosome 20, Asia_NLE_v1, whole genome shotgun sequence DNA contains the following:
- the ZFAND2A gene encoding AN1-type zinc finger protein 2A isoform X3: MEFPDLGKHCSEKTCKQLDFLPVKCDACKQDFCKDHFAYAAHKCPFAFQKDVHVPVCPLCNTPIPVTKGQIPDVVVGDHIDRDCHSHPGKKKEKIFTYRCSKEGCKKKEMLQMTCAQCHGNFCIQHRHPLDHSCRHGSRPTIKAG, translated from the exons ATGGAGTTTCCTGATTTGGGGAAGCATTGTTCGGAAAAAACTTGCAAGCAGCTAG attttcttccaGTAAAATGTGATGCATGTAAGCAAGATTTCTGTAAAGATCATTTTGCATACGCTGCACATAAGTGTCCGTTTGCATTCCAGAAG GATGTTCACGTCCCGGTATGCCCACTCTGTAATACCCCCATCCCAGTAACAAAGGGCCAGATACCAGACGTGGTAGTTGGCGATCACATTGACAGAGACTGTCACTCTCACcctgggaagaagaaagagaag ATTTTTACATACCGTTGCTCAAAAGAGGGCTGCAAGAAGAAAGAGATGCTGCAGATGACATGTGCCCAGTGTCACGGCAACTTCTGTATCCAGCACAGACACCCTTTGGACCACAGCTGCAGACACGGGAGTCGCCCCACCATCAAAGCCGGGTGA
- the ZFAND2A gene encoding AN1-type zinc finger protein 2A isoform X1 encodes MSSRSKFTVILNSAICVLSTVLIMEFPDLGKHCSEKTCKQLDFLPVKCDACKQDFCKDHFAYAAHKCPFAFQKDVHVPVCPLCNTPIPVTKGQIPDVVVGDHIDRDCHSHPGKKKEKFSLLWLCPGILSLWRSLKPLRHHSSLVHPLLPYNTASLAGGSPSTAPRPPHRFLHTVAQKRAARRKRCCR; translated from the exons ATGTCATCGAGGAGTAAGTTCACA GTGATACTTAACTCTGCCATCTGCGTTTTGAGCACTGTTCTCATAATGGAGTTTCCTGATTTGGGGAAGCATTGTTCGGAAAAAACTTGCAAGCAGCTAG attttcttccaGTAAAATGTGATGCATGTAAGCAAGATTTCTGTAAAGATCATTTTGCATACGCTGCACATAAGTGTCCGTTTGCATTCCAGAAG GATGTTCACGTCCCGGTATGCCCACTCTGTAATACCCCCATCCCAGTAACAAAGGGCCAGATACCAGACGTGGTAGTTGGCGATCACATTGACAGAGACTGTCACTCTCACcctgggaagaagaaagagaag TTCTCCCTCCTGTGGCTGTGCCCTGGGATCCTCAGCCTCTGGAGGTCTCTTAAGCCTCTGAGACATCACAGCTCTCTGGTGCACCCACTTCTCCCATATAACACAGCTTCCCTTGCTGGGGGCTCACCCAGCACTGCCCCAAGGCCCCCACACAG ATTTTTACATACCGTTGCTCAAAAGAGGGCTGCAAGAAGAAAGAGATGCTGCAGATGA
- the ZFAND2A gene encoding AN1-type zinc finger protein 2A isoform X2, translated as MEFPDLGKHCSEKTCKQLDFLPVKCDACKQDFCKDHFAYAAHKCPFAFQKDVHVPVCPLCNTPIPVTKGQIPDVVVGDHIDRDCHSHPGKKKEKFSLLWLCPGILSLWRSLKPLRHHSSLVHPLLPYNTASLAGGSPSTAPRPPHRFLHTVAQKRAARRKRCCR; from the exons ATGGAGTTTCCTGATTTGGGGAAGCATTGTTCGGAAAAAACTTGCAAGCAGCTAG attttcttccaGTAAAATGTGATGCATGTAAGCAAGATTTCTGTAAAGATCATTTTGCATACGCTGCACATAAGTGTCCGTTTGCATTCCAGAAG GATGTTCACGTCCCGGTATGCCCACTCTGTAATACCCCCATCCCAGTAACAAAGGGCCAGATACCAGACGTGGTAGTTGGCGATCACATTGACAGAGACTGTCACTCTCACcctgggaagaagaaagagaag TTCTCCCTCCTGTGGCTGTGCCCTGGGATCCTCAGCCTCTGGAGGTCTCTTAAGCCTCTGAGACATCACAGCTCTCTGGTGCACCCACTTCTCCCATATAACACAGCTTCCCTTGCTGGGGGCTCACCCAGCACTGCCCCAAGGCCCCCACACAG ATTTTTACATACCGTTGCTCAAAAGAGGGCTGCAAGAAGAAAGAGATGCTGCAGATGA